One genomic segment of Cottoperca gobio chromosome 21, fCotGob3.1, whole genome shotgun sequence includes these proteins:
- the insig2 gene encoding insulin-induced gene 2 protein, with amino-acid sequence MSLTLTAMSDSAVTSGEQQWSGPGQTPRPSRGPYISVITNRSTNLMIRGTMLFSVGVFLALVLNLLQVQRNVTLFPPDVISSIFSSAWWVPPCCGTASAVIGLLYPCIDSHLGEPHKFKREWSSVMRCVAVFVGINHASAKVDFANNVQLSLTLAALSIGLWWTFDRSRSGFGLGVSIALLATLATQLLVYNGVFQYTSPDFLYIRSWLPCIFFAGVITMGNIGRQLALYEYKFIQEKTHQD; translated from the exons ATGTCCCTAACACTGACAGCCATGAGCGACAGCGCAGTGACCAGTGGCGAGCAGCAGTGGTCGGGGCCCGGGCAGACGCCACGGCCTTCCCGGGGCCCTTATATTTCAGTCATCACTAACAG AAGCACCAACCTGATGATCCGAGGGACCATGCTTTTCTCTGTTGGAGTCTTCCTGGCCCTGGTGCTGAACTTACTTCAGGTGCAGAGAAACGTCACCCTCTTTCCCCCCGATGTCATCAGCAGTATCTTCTCCTCCGCATGGTGGGTGCCGCCCTGCTGTGGAACGGCCTCAG CGGTGATCGGCCTGTTGTACCCCTGCATCGACAGCCATCTGGGTGAGCCACACAAGTTCAAGCGGGAGTGGTCCAGTGTGATGCGCTGTGTGGCAGTGTTTGTGGGCATCAACCACGCCAGTGCT AAAGTGGACTTTGCCAACAACGTCCAGCTGTCTCTGACTCTGGCAGCGCTGTCCATTGGCCTGTGGTGGACATTCGACCGCTCCCGCAGTGGTTTTGGCCTGGGAGTCAGCATCGCCCTGCTGGCTACGCTGGCCACACAACTCCTGGTTTATAATGGAGTCTTTCA gTATACTTCCCCAGATTTCCTGTATATTCGCTCCTGGTTACCTTGCATCTTCTTTGCAGGAGTGATCACTATGGGAAACATAGGACGACAGCTAGCCTTG tatGAATACAAATTCATTCAGGAAAAGACCCATCAGGACTGA